From a single Endozoicomonas euniceicola genomic region:
- the ccoG gene encoding cytochrome c oxidase accessory protein CcoG, whose product MKKKPPDNQPELIDLYQKPDPIYTRSFKGFFRNLRLCGAGLLIILYFGTVWVQTNGQQLVLFDLPERKFHIFGATFWPQDFVLLSWLLIICAFGLFAITVFAGRVWCGYTCPQSVFTWIFMWIERFTEGERNHRIKLDRQPMSGNKVLRKLAKHLLWLLVALATGLTFVGYFTPIRQLVADLAVWQVHPWAAFWIAFFTLATYGNAGWLREQVCLLMCPYARFQSVMFDNDTLVVAYDHKRGESRGARKRNSDYKEAGLGDCIDCRVCVQVCPTGIDIRDGLQIGCIGCAACIDACNSIMDKMGYEQGLVRYTTDNQLAGQPTHWLRPRLIGYASALLVMTGLFLWTLTHRSPLEFEVLRDRNVLYRTLPGERIENIFTLKIANKTDQDQPLTLSFSGIPDLRSESQTTFVVNSGEVAEQIIQLSAPVAELKAPGLDIEFILTNQTSDSISASSDSRFISPVKHPPVKQ is encoded by the coding sequence ATGAAAAAAAAACCGCCTGACAATCAGCCAGAACTGATCGACCTGTACCAGAAGCCAGACCCGATCTATACCCGAAGTTTTAAAGGCTTTTTTCGCAACCTCCGTCTGTGTGGGGCAGGTCTTCTTATTATCTTGTACTTCGGTACAGTCTGGGTGCAGACCAACGGGCAGCAACTGGTACTGTTTGATTTACCTGAACGAAAATTCCATATCTTTGGAGCCACCTTCTGGCCCCAGGATTTTGTTCTACTCTCCTGGCTACTGATCATCTGCGCTTTTGGCTTATTTGCCATCACTGTTTTTGCTGGCAGAGTCTGGTGTGGTTACACCTGCCCGCAGAGTGTCTTTACCTGGATTTTCATGTGGATTGAACGATTCACGGAGGGCGAACGAAACCATCGTATTAAACTCGACCGGCAGCCCATGTCCGGTAACAAAGTGCTCCGCAAGCTGGCCAAACATCTGCTGTGGTTACTGGTCGCTCTGGCCACCGGTCTGACCTTTGTCGGCTACTTCACCCCCATCAGACAGCTGGTTGCCGATCTTGCCGTTTGGCAGGTTCACCCCTGGGCCGCATTCTGGATTGCCTTTTTCACGCTGGCTACCTATGGTAATGCGGGCTGGCTGCGGGAGCAGGTCTGTTTGTTGATGTGCCCTTACGCCCGTTTCCAGAGTGTGATGTTTGATAATGACACGCTGGTCGTTGCTTACGATCACAAGCGTGGTGAATCCAGGGGTGCCAGAAAGCGCAACAGTGACTATAAAGAAGCAGGACTGGGCGACTGTATCGACTGTCGGGTCTGTGTTCAGGTATGCCCCACTGGCATTGATATCCGGGACGGCTTGCAAATTGGCTGTATTGGTTGCGCCGCCTGTATTGATGCCTGTAACAGCATTATGGATAAAATGGGGTACGAACAAGGACTGGTACGTTACACCACCGACAATCAGCTGGCTGGCCAACCGACTCACTGGTTACGCCCCCGGCTGATCGGCTATGCCAGCGCATTGCTGGTGATGACGGGACTGTTTCTATGGACCCTGACCCATCGTAGCCCCCTTGAATTTGAAGTATTAAGGGATCGAAATGTGCTGTACCGAACCCTGCCGGGCGAGCGTATCGAAAATATCTTTACCCTGAAAATTGCCAACAAAACCGATCAGGATCAGCCCCTCACCCTGAGTTTTTCCGGCATTCCTGATTTACGCTCAGAAAGTCAGACAACATTTGTCGTCAACTCCGGTGAGGTCGCAGAACAGATTATACAGTTATCTGCACCTGTAGCTGAGCTGAAAGCACCGGGGCTGGATATTGAGTTTATTCTCACTAACCAGACATCTGACTCAATATCAGCCAGCTCAGACAGCCGGTTCATCTCACCGGTAAAACACCCACCGGTAAAACAATGA
- a CDS encoding FixH family protein has product MTHPTNHEPFTPWYKEPWVWAIIGLLLTTFIWGGYRIYYAFKIQDSVVVDDYYKNGKAINQDLTRDQNAADLNISARLIIDELMGEVRVTVQGDAEKWPSSLKLSLLSPAFADHDNVITLKQGITRTSTVVYVGQTDKAVSGKTYIQLETIDELIPEVGYQTGWRLNQTHTLEPGAAVLLQPQP; this is encoded by the coding sequence ATGACCCACCCGACAAACCATGAGCCCTTCACCCCCTGGTACAAAGAGCCCTGGGTCTGGGCAATCATCGGGCTGCTGTTAACGACCTTTATCTGGGGCGGTTACCGGATTTATTACGCTTTCAAAATACAAGACAGTGTTGTGGTGGATGATTATTACAAGAACGGCAAAGCCATCAACCAGGATTTAACCCGCGACCAGAATGCCGCAGACCTGAATATCTCAGCACGGCTGATTATTGATGAACTGATGGGTGAAGTGCGGGTAACCGTCCAGGGCGATGCTGAAAAGTGGCCGTCCTCTCTGAAACTAAGCCTGCTCTCTCCGGCCTTTGCTGACCATGACAACGTTATCACCCTGAAACAAGGCATTACCCGAACCTCAACTGTCGTTTATGTCGGGCAGACCGACAAGGCCGTTTCCGGCAAAACCTATATTCAACTGGAAACCATTGATGAACTGATTCCGGAAGTCGGCTACCAGACTGGCTGGCGCCTGAACCAGACTCATACTCTTGAGCCCGGAGCCGCTGTGCTGCTGCAACCACAACCTTGA
- a CDS encoding heavy metal translocating P-type ATPase, which translates to MSKDNHHCFHCHLPIPGTPPFHAEVHGIQQPMCCPGCKAVTEAIIAGGLNSYYQHRTDPGLQASSITQRLQEELLIYDRDEIQNEFVIAVDSSLKQASLLIEGITCAACIWLLENHIGTLAGVDRISVNLSTHEAQVIWNPEQIPLSTLLLHIHRIGYKAHPWRADRQEALLKEENRRFIRRLALAGIGTMQVMMYAIALYSGAITNDMGDAYRDFIRYISALVATPVILYSAVPFFKAALRDLRVRHLSMDVPVSIAIGGAYVASLWATINGSGEVYFDSVSMFTFFLLTGRYLELRARHATSRAARALQNLLPSSCLKQVDGEFVRVPAKELQKNDFVRVLPGDSVPADGIITRGSSRFDESMLTGENRPVAHNSGDIVIGGSLNVENAIELKVTQTGAETRMSAIMQLLNHARHDKPAVARMADRVAAWFVASVLIVAITVYWYWSSVATEDAFWITLSVLVVTCPCALSLATPTALTAATGHLHQLGFLITKGHVLEGLEKITHVVFDKTGTLTRGNIELSEVRMVSQSHSESDVMQIAAALEAHSEHPIAEAFRTVTSALSAQKVKTYTAQGIEGVIDDNIYRIGRPDFCLPENSPQRPEGTGQWLLLSQNQTALCWFRMMDDSLRQEANEVVSQLQKRGITVTLLSGDQTTVVARVAEQLNIKHWQAQTSPDDKLEFIKQQQQRGERVLMVGDGINDVPVLAGADISLAMGTASDLAKTSADAVLLSNDLSRLLDAWQLARRTRLIIRQNLAWSLLYNLSALPLAAAGLIAPWMAAIGMALSSLVVVGNALRLSGRQKPGHFRKSERSEAIPAYNPAIRI; encoded by the coding sequence ATGAGCAAAGACAACCACCACTGCTTTCACTGTCACCTGCCCATTCCCGGCACTCCCCCTTTTCACGCAGAAGTTCACGGGATACAGCAACCTATGTGCTGCCCCGGCTGCAAGGCCGTCACTGAAGCCATTATTGCCGGAGGTCTGAACAGTTATTACCAGCACCGTACCGATCCGGGGCTACAGGCCAGCAGCATTACTCAGCGGCTACAGGAAGAGTTACTGATTTACGACAGAGACGAGATACAGAACGAGTTTGTGATTGCCGTTGATTCCTCCCTTAAACAGGCCAGCCTGTTAATTGAAGGTATTACCTGTGCCGCCTGTATCTGGCTACTGGAGAACCATATCGGCACCCTGGCCGGGGTTGACCGGATCAGCGTCAATCTCAGCACCCATGAAGCCCAGGTGATCTGGAACCCGGAGCAGATACCCCTGAGTACCCTGCTGCTGCATATTCACCGCATTGGTTACAAAGCCCACCCCTGGCGCGCGGATCGTCAGGAAGCCCTGCTAAAAGAAGAAAACCGTCGTTTTATCCGACGGCTGGCACTGGCGGGCATTGGCACCATGCAGGTGATGATGTATGCCATTGCCCTTTATTCAGGGGCGATTACGAATGACATGGGTGACGCTTACCGTGATTTTATCCGTTATATCAGCGCCCTGGTGGCAACGCCGGTTATCCTTTACTCTGCCGTACCTTTCTTTAAAGCAGCCCTGCGTGATCTCAGGGTTCGTCATCTGAGCATGGATGTGCCGGTTTCCATCGCCATTGGCGGTGCTTATGTGGCGAGTTTGTGGGCCACTATAAACGGCAGTGGCGAGGTTTATTTTGATTCGGTGTCCATGTTCACTTTCTTTCTGCTGACAGGTCGCTACCTGGAACTGCGAGCCAGGCATGCCACATCAAGAGCCGCAAGGGCTCTGCAAAACCTGTTGCCTTCCAGCTGTCTGAAACAAGTTGATGGTGAATTTGTACGGGTTCCGGCAAAAGAACTGCAAAAAAACGACTTTGTTCGTGTTTTACCGGGCGACTCGGTTCCCGCTGACGGCATTATCACCCGAGGCAGCAGCCGTTTTGACGAATCCATGCTGACCGGCGAAAACCGCCCGGTTGCTCATAACAGTGGTGACATCGTAATAGGCGGCAGTCTTAATGTAGAAAACGCCATAGAGCTGAAGGTGACACAGACCGGCGCGGAAACCCGTATGTCTGCCATTATGCAGCTGCTTAACCATGCCCGGCACGACAAACCGGCCGTTGCCCGAATGGCTGACCGGGTCGCCGCCTGGTTTGTGGCCTCGGTGCTGATCGTTGCCATCACCGTCTACTGGTACTGGTCCTCAGTGGCTACCGAAGACGCTTTCTGGATCACCCTGTCAGTACTGGTTGTCACCTGTCCCTGCGCTCTGTCACTGGCCACGCCGACAGCGCTGACTGCCGCCACCGGGCATTTACACCAGCTCGGTTTCCTGATTACCAAAGGTCATGTTCTGGAAGGTCTGGAAAAGATTACCCATGTTGTCTTTGACAAAACAGGTACGCTGACCCGAGGGAATATAGAGCTGAGTGAAGTGCGTATGGTTAGCCAGAGTCACTCAGAAAGCGATGTAATGCAAATTGCTGCGGCGCTGGAAGCTCATTCCGAACACCCCATTGCAGAAGCTTTTCGTACCGTCACTTCAGCGTTATCAGCACAGAAAGTAAAGACTTACACCGCCCAAGGCATTGAGGGTGTGATAGACGACAATATTTACCGGATTGGCAGGCCCGATTTCTGCCTGCCGGAAAACAGCCCACAAAGACCAGAAGGCACGGGTCAATGGTTGCTGCTCAGCCAGAACCAGACAGCCCTGTGCTGGTTTCGGATGATGGACGACAGCTTGCGTCAGGAAGCCAACGAGGTAGTCAGCCAGCTACAAAAGCGTGGCATAACCGTCACGCTACTCAGCGGCGATCAGACAACAGTGGTCGCCAGAGTGGCTGAGCAACTGAATATCAAACACTGGCAGGCGCAGACGAGTCCCGATGACAAGCTTGAGTTTATTAAACAGCAACAACAAAGGGGTGAACGGGTGCTGATGGTGGGCGACGGCATTAACGATGTTCCGGTTCTGGCCGGTGCTGATATCTCTCTGGCAATGGGTACCGCTTCTGATCTGGCCAAAACCAGTGCCGATGCGGTTCTGCTATCTAACGACTTGAGTCGTTTACTGGATGCCTGGCAGCTGGCCCGTAGAACCCGTTTAATCATTCGCCAGAATCTGGCCTGGTCACTGCTGTATAACCTGAGCGCACTGCCTCTGGCAGCAGCAGGACTGATTGCCCCCTGGATGGCAGCCATCGGTATGGCCCTGAGTTCACTGGTGGTGGTGGGTAATGCCCTGCGCCTGAGTGGACGGCAGAAACCCGGTCACTTCCGGAAATCGGAGCGTTCAGAAGCAATCCCTGCATACAACCCGGCCATAAGGATTTAA
- the ccoS gene encoding cbb3-type cytochrome oxidase assembly protein CcoS, with amino-acid sequence MESLFILIPLAVLFIALAVRVFFWAVDSGQFDDLEGPAHSILYEDKTIKPETDACQGSEKKKPLES; translated from the coding sequence ATGGAAAGCCTGTTTATTCTTATCCCGCTTGCCGTTCTGTTTATTGCCCTTGCCGTCCGGGTGTTTTTCTGGGCCGTAGACAGTGGGCAGTTTGATGACCTCGAAGGTCCCGCTCATAGCATTCTTTATGAAGACAAAACAATAAAGCCAGAAACTGACGCATGTCAGGGTAGTGAGAAAAAAAAGCCTTTAGAATCATAA
- a CDS encoding sulfite exporter TauE/SafE family protein, which translates to MPVYLTALSIGLLGSAHCIGMCGGITSALSLSLQGKSRWQTTVLMLTYHLGRIGSYALAGFILGSIGWYLGDLSRGLHLALRSVAGIMLIAMGLYISGWWRGLMRLEQLGGRLWKHIQPIASGLLPVRNLPNALALGSLWGWLPCGMVYSTLVWSATQGNALQSALLMCLFGLGTLPAVFLTGLFARQLTSVIQAAATRNIAGVLMILFGLWAIPGPHQKWVMSFLTIGSTSCH; encoded by the coding sequence ATGCCTGTTTATCTGACCGCGCTCAGTATCGGACTGCTGGGCAGCGCTCACTGCATTGGCATGTGTGGCGGTATTACCTCAGCGTTAAGTCTGTCGCTTCAGGGCAAAAGTCGCTGGCAGACAACGGTCTTAATGCTGACCTATCACCTGGGCAGGATAGGTAGTTATGCACTGGCTGGTTTTATTCTGGGTAGTATTGGCTGGTACCTGGGCGACCTCAGTCGTGGGCTTCATCTGGCTTTGCGCAGTGTCGCAGGCATTATGCTGATCGCCATGGGGCTTTATATTAGCGGTTGGTGGCGGGGCCTGATGCGTCTGGAACAGCTTGGCGGACGACTTTGGAAACATATTCAGCCAATAGCCAGTGGTTTACTGCCGGTTCGAAACCTGCCCAATGCTTTGGCTTTAGGCAGCCTCTGGGGCTGGCTTCCCTGCGGAATGGTGTACAGTACACTGGTCTGGAGTGCCACCCAGGGCAATGCTTTGCAATCGGCTTTATTGATGTGCCTGTTTGGACTTGGTACCTTGCCTGCGGTCTTTTTAACCGGCCTGTTTGCCAGACAGTTAACCTCTGTGATTCAGGCTGCCGCTACCCGCAATATTGCGGGAGTATTAATGATCCTGTTTGGACTCTGGGCTATTCCAGGTCCACATCAAAAATGGGTCATGTCTTTCCTGACCATAGGCTCCACAAGCTGTCATTAA
- the hemN gene encoding oxygen-independent coproporphyrinogen III oxidase produces MNNAPVWDTGLINKYDLSGPRYTSYPTAVEFSDDFDRQYYQSSAWLSSATGKPLSLYFHIPFCQHVCYYCACNKIVTKRREQADTYLNYLFKEIELQADLYNEEQEVQQLHLGGGTPTFLNQEQISALINKVSEHFKLSHGNDIDYSIELDPREVDWPMMSTLRDLGFSRISIGVQDLDPGVQQAVNRVQCETQIKSVLDAARTMAFKSVHMDLIYGLPHQTLDGFLTTIDKVIAMQPDRLSLFNYAHLPHRFMPQRRINESDLPPADVKLQILQQATRKLLDSGYVYIGMDHFALPDDELAMAQEDGTLHRNFQGYTTHSQCDLVGMGVSSISKVGNTYVQNHTDMTEYQSALEQNLLPIKRGLKMNKDDRIRQRVINELICHFRMEPAKIEQQYTIDFPSYFLSELINLKPLEQDGLITITPEALEVSPAGKLLIRNICMMFDQYYQKQKNMKFFSKTI; encoded by the coding sequence ATGAATAATGCACCCGTGTGGGATACAGGTCTGATCAACAAGTACGACCTGTCAGGACCACGCTATACCTCTTACCCAACGGCAGTTGAGTTTTCTGACGACTTTGACCGACAGTACTACCAGTCCAGCGCCTGGCTCAGCTCAGCCACTGGCAAACCTCTGTCACTGTATTTCCATATTCCGTTTTGCCAGCACGTTTGTTACTACTGTGCCTGCAACAAGATTGTCACCAAACGCAGGGAGCAGGCAGACACTTACCTGAATTATCTGTTCAAAGAAATTGAACTCCAGGCAGACCTGTATAATGAAGAACAGGAAGTACAACAGCTGCATCTTGGGGGCGGCACGCCCACTTTCCTTAATCAGGAACAGATTTCAGCGTTGATCAACAAGGTATCTGAACACTTTAAACTGTCTCATGGTAATGATATCGATTATTCCATTGAGCTGGACCCTCGTGAAGTAGACTGGCCCATGATGTCGACATTACGCGACCTGGGTTTCAGCCGCATCAGCATTGGCGTTCAGGATCTTGACCCCGGGGTGCAGCAAGCGGTTAACCGGGTACAGTGCGAAACGCAAATTAAATCCGTTCTTGACGCTGCCCGTACCATGGCATTCAAATCGGTTCATATGGACCTGATCTATGGCCTGCCGCACCAGACCCTCGACGGATTCCTGACCACCATTGACAAGGTGATTGCGATGCAGCCGGATCGGCTGTCACTGTTTAATTACGCTCACCTGCCCCATCGCTTTATGCCCCAGCGTCGTATAAATGAAAGTGACCTGCCGCCTGCTGATGTCAAACTTCAGATTCTGCAACAGGCAACCCGCAAGTTACTGGACAGTGGCTATGTTTATATTGGGATGGATCACTTCGCCCTACCCGATGACGAGCTGGCAATGGCGCAGGAAGACGGCACTCTGCATCGCAACTTTCAGGGTTATACCACGCACAGCCAGTGTGATCTGGTCGGCATGGGCGTATCGTCTATCAGTAAGGTGGGCAACACCTATGTCCAGAACCATACTGATATGACTGAATACCAGTCGGCCCTGGAGCAAAACCTGCTGCCCATTAAGCGCGGTCTGAAAATGAACAAAGACGACCGGATTCGTCAGCGTGTCATTAATGAGCTGATCTGCCATTTCAGAATGGAGCCGGCAAAAATCGAACAACAATATACTATTGATTTTCCCAGCTACTTTCTGTCTGAACTGATCAATTTAAAGCCTCTGGAACAGGACGGCCTGATCACCATCACCCCCGAAGCGCTGGAAGTTTCACCAGCAGGCAAATTGTTGATACGAAATATCTGTATGATGTTTGACCAGTATTACCAGAAACAAAAGAATATGAAGTTTTTTTCTAAAACCATTTAG
- the fnr gene encoding fumarate/nitrate reduction transcriptional regulator Fnr, producing MTSKPNVRQPSHVACRDCSLSSLCLPLALNVKDIDNLDQIIKRGRPLKKGEHLFLEGDPFDSVYAVRSGAIKTYTATNEGEEQITAFYLPSEILGLSGMDTDVYPVSAQAMETTMVCEIPFEQLEMLSDDFPELRRHLMRLMSKKIREDQQMMMLLSKKNADERIATFLINLASRFRRRGFSSQSFRLSMSRNEMGNYLGLAVETVSRVFTRFQKNGLISAVGKEIEIQDAVQLCSLAGGKAADIEQIIAIN from the coding sequence ATGACGTCTAAGCCCAACGTCCGACAACCAAGCCATGTGGCCTGCAGGGATTGCAGTCTTAGTTCTCTGTGCCTGCCGCTGGCACTGAACGTGAAAGACATCGACAATCTGGATCAAATCATAAAACGCGGCCGTCCGTTGAAAAAAGGGGAGCACCTGTTTCTGGAAGGAGACCCGTTCGACAGCGTATACGCTGTGCGTTCCGGGGCTATCAAAACCTATACCGCGACTAACGAAGGCGAAGAGCAGATCACTGCCTTCTATCTGCCCAGCGAAATCCTCGGCCTGAGTGGCATGGACACTGACGTGTATCCGGTATCCGCCCAGGCCATGGAAACTACCATGGTGTGTGAGATTCCGTTTGAGCAGCTGGAAATGCTGTCAGACGACTTCCCGGAGTTGCGTCGCCACCTGATGCGCCTGATGAGCAAGAAGATCAGGGAAGACCAGCAAATGATGATGCTGCTGTCCAAAAAGAATGCTGACGAGCGTATCGCTACGTTCCTGATCAATCTTGCCAGCCGCTTTCGTCGTCGTGGTTTTTCATCCCAGTCTTTCCGGCTGTCCATGTCCCGCAACGAGATGGGCAACTATCTGGGCCTGGCCGTCGAAACGGTAAGTCGTGTTTTCACACGTTTCCAGAAGAACGGCCTGATTTCGGCTGTTGGCAAGGAAATTGAAATTCAGGATGCCGTTCAACTATGCTCTCTGGCTGGTGGTAAAGCCGCCGATATTGAACAGATCATTGCAATAAACTGA
- a CDS encoding adenine phosphoribosyltransferase translates to MIIDDFYLKSQIRTVPDWPKPGILFRDVSTIFENPKAWRGVMDSFIHRYMELDFSHIGAMDARGFLIGSNLSYVLNKPLVLFRKKGKLPARTVSVEYDLEYGTACLEVHADSLQKGDRVLLVDDLIATGGTLLAAVQLIEKLGAKTIEAAAIMDLPDLGGSRRLQNAGVPTFSLCAFEGE, encoded by the coding sequence ATGATCATCGACGATTTTTATCTTAAGTCCCAGATTCGCACGGTTCCCGACTGGCCCAAGCCAGGCATCCTGTTCCGGGATGTATCCACCATTTTTGAAAACCCCAAAGCCTGGCGTGGCGTGATGGACAGTTTTATCCACCGCTACATGGAACTGGATTTCAGTCATATTGGCGCAATGGATGCCAGGGGCTTTCTGATCGGTTCCAACCTTTCCTATGTACTCAATAAACCTCTGGTTCTGTTTCGCAAAAAAGGCAAGCTGCCCGCCAGAACCGTCTCGGTAGAATACGATCTGGAATATGGCACTGCCTGCCTGGAGGTTCATGCCGACAGTTTGCAAAAAGGTGACCGGGTGTTACTGGTTGATGACTTGATTGCAACCGGCGGCACTCTGCTGGCAGCAGTTCAACTCATTGAAAAGCTGGGTGCAAAAACCATTGAAGCGGCAGCGATTATGGACCTGCCTGACCTTGGCGGCTCCCGTCGTTTGCAAAATGCTGGCGTTCCCACTTTTTCGTTATGTGCTTTTGAAGGGGAATAA
- a CDS encoding TraR/DksA family transcriptional regulator codes for MSDCNKLRDWMLNRREALNARLHNIKKDVTRKASADWSEQAQERENDEVIDALGNEARIELNKINLALDRMNNGEYGYCVVCDNEIAPARLEAMPYADLCIKCAEARDSRG; via the coding sequence ATGAGTGATTGCAATAAGTTGAGAGACTGGATGCTAAACCGCCGGGAAGCGCTTAACGCGCGGCTGCATAACATCAAAAAAGACGTCACTCGCAAAGCCAGTGCCGACTGGTCCGAGCAGGCTCAGGAGCGGGAAAATGATGAAGTCATTGATGCCCTTGGCAACGAGGCCAGAATTGAGCTGAATAAAATCAATCTTGCCCTGGATCGTATGAATAATGGTGAGTATGGTTACTGCGTCGTCTGTGATAACGAAATCGCCCCCGCCCGGCTGGAAGCTATGCCTTATGCCGATCTTTGTATCAAGTGTGCGGAAGCGCGGGATAGCCGGGGCTGA
- a CDS encoding site-specific integrase, translating to MSHNSVLRKAYELKFFLIWLKEKKIDVLSRVKSGDYLTDQETNDYCSCAKYRRNHEHFLNIPPSPTDKYLSNVLHQVNYREAIVSPSVTNGRLSCTSDYLQFLDRELNHEVQPEQAKKNLERTLLLLNDAHRKEIRNGYKLTDHVQLKTIPASVMDRIFEIIHVDHKDNPFNKNVRFRNQLIIRLLIDTGIRRGALAKLKISDITFGGNPPKIYISNERKDDQDVRSNKPQQKTKDHFSYTTKDTMGMLKDYIENHRSIISLAKRHEFVFITNGNSKYSKGTPMSLDSINYIFEQLSKAANYKVYPHLLRHCWNERFSVLAKELNLSESEIDKYRKLLMGWSPTSIMPERYDKIHKIEKTQEIHREYQDKIMSPCK from the coding sequence ATGTCTCATAACTCAGTGTTACGTAAGGCATACGAGCTAAAATTTTTCCTCATATGGCTTAAAGAGAAAAAAATCGATGTTTTAAGTAGGGTTAAGTCTGGAGATTATCTGACAGATCAGGAAACGAATGATTATTGCTCTTGTGCAAAGTATCGAAGGAATCATGAGCATTTTTTGAACATTCCACCATCACCCACAGACAAATATTTGAGTAATGTCTTACATCAAGTAAACTATCGAGAAGCCATCGTCTCACCTTCAGTTACGAATGGCAGACTAAGCTGCACTTCTGATTATCTTCAGTTTTTAGATCGGGAGCTTAATCATGAGGTGCAGCCAGAACAGGCTAAAAAGAATTTAGAAAGAACGCTTCTTTTACTGAATGATGCACATCGAAAAGAAATAAGAAATGGTTATAAGCTAACAGATCATGTACAGCTAAAAACTATTCCTGCTTCAGTGATGGATCGAATATTCGAGATAATTCATGTAGATCACAAAGACAATCCTTTTAACAAAAATGTACGTTTCCGAAACCAATTGATTATTAGGCTATTAATTGACACAGGTATAAGAAGAGGAGCTTTAGCAAAACTCAAGATATCAGATATTACATTTGGAGGTAACCCCCCAAAAATTTATATTTCAAATGAAAGAAAAGACGATCAAGACGTAAGATCGAACAAACCTCAGCAAAAAACTAAAGATCATTTTTCTTATACGACAAAAGACACTATGGGCATGCTCAAGGATTACATAGAAAACCATCGATCAATAATTTCATTAGCAAAACGGCATGAATTTGTATTCATCACCAACGGTAATTCAAAGTATTCAAAGGGAACCCCCATGTCACTCGATTCTATCAATTATATTTTTGAACAATTGTCAAAAGCAGCAAATTATAAAGTATATCCACATCTGCTAAGGCATTGCTGGAATGAACGCTTCTCAGTTTTAGCAAAAGAATTAAATTTATCAGAGTCAGAAATAGACAAATATAGAAAGCTACTAATGGGATGGAGTCCCACATCTATAATGCCGGAAAGATATGACAAAATACATAAGATTGAAAAAACACAAGAAATCCACCGAGAGTATCAAGATAAGATTATGAGTCCATGCAAATAG
- the ttcA gene encoding tRNA 2-thiocytidine(32) synthetase TtcA — protein sequence MTISLTGTEKTEFNKLQKRLRRHAGKAIEEFNMIEDGDKVMVCLSGGADSYTMLHVLQSLQKSAPIKFDLVAVNLDQKQPGFPEHVLPEYLDGLEVPYHIINRDTYSVVKSKIPEGKTTCGLCSRLRRGTLYAFAEEIGATKIALGHHKDDIVETMFLNMFYGSRLSSMPPKLLSDDKRNIVIRPLAYCREKDIKKFAGIMEFPIIPCNLCGSQENLQRQNIKAMLLEWEKKNPSRIESIFTAMQNISPSQMADTSLFNFKGLELDRSGERKEYEHEDNQTIFSGNIPEAEATDDELVQIINL from the coding sequence ATGACAATCTCCCTTACTGGAACTGAAAAGACAGAATTCAACAAGTTGCAAAAGAGACTGCGACGCCATGCTGGTAAAGCTATTGAAGAGTTCAATATGATCGAAGATGGCGATAAGGTGATGGTCTGCTTATCAGGCGGGGCTGACAGCTATACGATGCTTCATGTTTTGCAGAGCCTGCAAAAAAGCGCTCCAATCAAATTTGATTTGGTTGCCGTGAACCTTGACCAGAAACAGCCTGGTTTTCCTGAGCATGTCCTGCCTGAGTACCTGGACGGTTTAGAAGTCCCATACCATATCATTAACAGGGACACCTACTCGGTTGTAAAGTCTAAAATCCCAGAAGGCAAAACGACTTGTGGACTGTGCTCTCGCCTCCGTCGCGGAACCCTTTATGCGTTTGCAGAAGAAATTGGTGCTACGAAGATTGCACTGGGTCACCATAAAGATGACATAGTTGAGACTATGTTCTTGAATATGTTCTACGGATCTCGTCTGTCTTCTATGCCACCAAAGCTATTGTCTGACGACAAGCGCAACATCGTCATTCGCCCACTGGCATACTGTCGCGAGAAGGACATCAAGAAATTTGCAGGAATCATGGAGTTTCCAATTATTCCATGCAACCTCTGTGGCTCTCAGGAAAACCTGCAGCGCCAAAACATCAAGGCCATGCTGCTTGAATGGGAAAAGAAGAACCCTAGCCGGATTGAGTCTATTTTTACAGCTATGCAGAACATTTCTCCTTCACAGATGGCTGACACAAGTCTGTTTAACTTTAAGGGCCTTGAGCTTGATCGTTCCGGTGAACGTAAAGAGTATGAGCATGAAGATAATCAGACTATTTTTTCTGGGAACATCCCTGAGGCAGAAGCTACGGATGATGAACTAGTTCAAATTATCAATTTGTAA